Proteins encoded within one genomic window of Anopheles gambiae chromosome 3, idAnoGambNW_F1_1, whole genome shotgun sequence:
- the LOC1271192 gene encoding ras-related protein Rab-23, whose protein sequence is MLEEELEIALKVIVVGNGGVGKTSMVQRYCKGIYTKDYKKTIGVDFLERQIEIDGEDIRIMLWDTAGQEEFDAITKAYYRGAQACVLTFSTTDRASFEAIREWKRKVENECSEIPTVLVQNKIDLMDQAVVSFEEAEALAYSLGCRLIRTSVKEDVNVATVFRYLATKCHQMMKQQYSQSAPISQPTISAFSPTFQSKAASNTITLTRPLVKRKPLQKRCGIF, encoded by the coding sequence ATGTTAGAGGAGGAGCTGGAGATAGCGCTGAAGGTGATCGTGGTCGGCAACGGTGGCGTCGGCAAAACCTCCATGGTGCAGCGGTACTGCAAAGGTATCTACACGAAAGACTACAAGAAAACGATCGGGGTCGACTTTCTCGAGCGGCAGATAGAGATCGACGGCGAGGACATACGGATCATGCTGTGGGATACGGCCGGCCAGGAAGAGTTCGACGCCATCACGAAGGCGTACTATCGGGGGGCGCAGGCGTGCGTGCTTACCTTCAGCACCACCGACCGGGCCTCGTTCGAGGCGATCCGCGAGTGGAAGCGCAAGGTGGAGAACGAGTGCAGCGAAATCCCGACCGTGCTAGTCCAGAACAAGATCGACCTGATGGATCAGGCGGTGGTGTCGTTCGAGGAGGCGGAAGCGCTCGCCTACTCGCTCGGCTGCCGGCTGATCCGCACCTCGGTGAAGGAGGACGTGAACGTGGCGACGGTATTTCGGTACCTGGCGACCAAGTGTCACCAGATGATGAAGCAACAGTACAGCCAGTCGGCCCCGATCAGCCAGCCGACGATCAGTGCCTTTAGTCCGACGTTTCAGTCGAAAGCTGCCAGCAACACGATCACCCTGACGAGGCCATTGGTGAAGCGCAAGCCGCTCCAGAAGCGGTGCGGCATCTTCTAA